A DNA window from Comamonas sp. 26 contains the following coding sequences:
- the lspA gene encoding signal peptidase II, whose product MAIKRTNLWVYLLAVTVLAADIATKAAIVAWIPLYDSHEITPWFSIGHWLNPGAAFSFLAQAGGWQRGFFVAIGFAASALFTWLIASEKTPAPEAVGYAAILGGGLGNVLDRVRHGAVVDWLDFHWGDWHWPAFNAADIGITLGAGVLLIAAFRGHERNGADSHTPAR is encoded by the coding sequence ATGGCCATTAAGAGGACTAATTTGTGGGTGTACCTGCTGGCCGTGACTGTGCTTGCCGCCGACATAGCGACCAAGGCGGCCATCGTCGCGTGGATTCCCTTGTATGACTCTCATGAAATCACGCCATGGTTCAGCATCGGGCATTGGCTGAATCCAGGTGCGGCCTTCAGTTTCTTGGCGCAGGCGGGTGGGTGGCAACGCGGCTTTTTTGTTGCTATTGGGTTCGCTGCTTCTGCCCTTTTCACCTGGCTCATTGCCTCCGAGAAGACTCCAGCACCTGAGGCTGTGGGCTACGCGGCAATTCTCGGAGGCGGGCTCGGCAATGTTCTTGATCGCGTGCGGCATGGGGCCGTGGTGGACTGGCTCGATTTCCATTGGGGTGATTGGCACTGGCCGGCGTTCAATGCAGCCGACATTGGCATCACCCTGGGAGCGGGGGTTCTGCTGATCGCTGCTTTTCGCGGCCATGAACGAAACGGCGCAGATTCCCATACGCCAGCAAGATGA
- a CDS encoding heavy metal translocating P-type ATPase produces the protein MNNAMTQATCGSTCGCATGITKATVAPLVTGFFIGNMDCPSEEAQIRKRLAQIDGIQDVVFDLPAHYVEVVHEPAGQNAILRALHDIGMQAVVQPRSSQLVYLIQQMDCPSEERQLRATLEPLEGVQKLDFDLKAHTLTVSHTLTDTTPIAQAIVNLGMQPVEKTAGSMPIAVEALPPRMVASSIRTPVPGNGTRFLIPNMDCPTEEATIRKRLGAINGIERLDFNLMGRRLDVLHHLPDPAPILKALNDVGMKASIERSGDTAPQGQAIYLIEKMDCPTEEGLLRKALEGMPGVKALNFNLMGRTLTVSHDLADLAPVTTAIERLGMAPVLQSTSDPEPSAPRDFGTSISRGQWIRMAVSGVLALGAEAMVFAGASEASWPIILACLVAISLGGVETLKKGWIALKTRSLNMNLLMTVAVIGAALIGQWPEAAVVIWLFGIAEMIEALSLDRARNAIRKLMDLAPENALVRQPDGQWHEVKADSVPLGSIVRVRPGERIALDGEVVAGQSSVNQAPITGESMPVEKTAGATVFAGTINERGTLEFRVTSRKGETTLDRIARSVQEAQGQRAPTQRFVDKFASIYTPAVFAVALAVAVIPPFAFGQPWFEWVYKALVMLVIACPCALVISTPVTVVSGLAAAARRGILVKGGLYLEQGRHLKSVALDKTGTLTHGRPSLTDVVPLRGQPREEVLRIAASIDALSEHPVATAIVASYNQPHAQVGKFEAIPGRGVKGNVDGDVYYVGNHRLIKELGLSTLEIETQLDALENEAKTVVLLATDQQVLALLAVADTVRDTSRQAIAELKSLGIEPVMLTGDNSKTAQAVAAQVGITDAKGELLPQDKLLAIEGLLARGPVGMVGDGVNDAPALAKSSIGFAMGAAGTDTAIETADVALMQDNLRKLPEFIRLSQRVAGILTANIVFALGTKAVFMALAFTGHASLWLAILADMGASLAVVFNGMRLLRSSEEIKPHGH, from the coding sequence ATGAACAATGCAATGACGCAAGCAACTTGCGGCTCAACATGTGGGTGCGCTACAGGAATCACGAAAGCGACAGTTGCGCCGCTCGTGACGGGTTTTTTCATAGGCAATATGGACTGCCCTAGTGAGGAAGCCCAGATCCGCAAGCGGCTAGCGCAAATTGATGGCATCCAAGATGTAGTTTTTGACTTGCCCGCTCATTACGTGGAAGTAGTGCATGAGCCTGCCGGCCAAAATGCAATCCTGCGTGCACTTCACGACATTGGCATGCAGGCGGTCGTGCAGCCCAGGTCTTCGCAGCTTGTCTATCTCATCCAGCAAATGGATTGCCCCAGCGAAGAACGCCAGTTGCGCGCAACGCTGGAGCCTTTGGAAGGGGTACAGAAGTTGGACTTCGACCTGAAGGCCCACACGTTGACGGTATCCCATACGCTCACCGATACCACTCCGATTGCCCAGGCCATCGTGAATCTGGGTATGCAGCCGGTAGAAAAGACGGCGGGTAGCATGCCAATCGCTGTCGAAGCCCTCCCCCCTCGCATGGTGGCGTCTTCAATCCGGACACCAGTGCCAGGCAACGGTACACGCTTCCTTATTCCGAATATGGATTGCCCCACCGAAGAGGCAACAATCCGTAAGCGCCTGGGTGCAATCAACGGTATTGAGCGACTGGATTTCAACCTGATGGGGCGACGGCTGGATGTGCTGCATCATTTGCCGGACCCTGCGCCGATCCTCAAGGCGCTGAACGATGTCGGCATGAAGGCCAGCATCGAGCGCAGCGGCGACACCGCGCCGCAGGGCCAAGCCATCTACCTCATCGAAAAAATGGACTGTCCAACCGAGGAGGGGCTGTTGCGCAAGGCGCTCGAAGGTATGCCAGGGGTGAAAGCACTGAATTTCAATCTTATGGGTCGTACGCTTACCGTGAGCCACGATCTTGCCGATCTGGCTCCGGTGACGACCGCGATTGAGCGACTCGGCATGGCTCCAGTGCTCCAAAGCACCTCTGACCCAGAGCCATCTGCGCCCCGTGATTTCGGCACCAGCATCTCGCGCGGGCAATGGATTCGGATGGCGGTCTCCGGCGTACTAGCGCTCGGCGCAGAGGCCATGGTCTTTGCGGGGGCATCCGAGGCCTCCTGGCCCATCATTCTTGCGTGCCTCGTGGCCATCAGCTTGGGTGGGGTCGAGACCCTCAAAAAGGGCTGGATTGCGCTGAAGACGCGCTCGCTGAACATGAACCTGTTGATGACGGTCGCCGTCATCGGTGCGGCCCTGATTGGGCAGTGGCCTGAGGCAGCGGTGGTGATCTGGCTCTTCGGTATCGCTGAGATGATTGAGGCCTTGAGCCTGGATCGGGCCCGCAATGCCATCCGCAAGCTGATGGATCTGGCGCCGGAGAACGCATTGGTACGCCAGCCGGACGGGCAATGGCATGAAGTCAAGGCGGATTCCGTGCCACTCGGCAGCATTGTACGGGTGCGTCCGGGCGAACGCATCGCATTGGATGGTGAAGTCGTCGCGGGCCAATCATCGGTAAACCAGGCGCCGATCACCGGTGAGAGCATGCCCGTGGAGAAAACCGCCGGTGCCACGGTCTTCGCCGGTACCATCAACGAGCGCGGCACGCTGGAGTTCCGCGTTACCTCTCGAAAGGGTGAAACCACTCTCGACCGTATTGCACGATCGGTGCAGGAAGCGCAGGGGCAACGCGCACCGACGCAGCGCTTCGTGGACAAGTTCGCCAGCATCTATACACCGGCGGTCTTCGCGGTTGCTCTCGCCGTTGCGGTCATTCCTCCGTTCGCTTTCGGGCAGCCCTGGTTCGAATGGGTCTACAAAGCGCTGGTGATGCTGGTCATTGCCTGCCCCTGCGCATTGGTGATCTCCACGCCGGTTACCGTGGTCAGCGGCCTGGCAGCGGCCGCACGCCGGGGCATCCTTGTCAAGGGCGGTCTTTACCTCGAACAAGGGCGACACCTGAAATCGGTGGCTTTGGACAAGACGGGGACCCTGACCCATGGTCGCCCTTCTCTGACCGATGTCGTACCGTTGCGTGGCCAGCCGAGGGAAGAAGTTCTGCGGATTGCTGCGAGCATCGATGCGCTGTCGGAGCATCCTGTGGCCACTGCCATCGTGGCCAGCTACAACCAACCGCATGCTCAGGTGGGCAAGTTCGAAGCGATCCCTGGACGAGGCGTCAAAGGCAACGTCGATGGAGATGTCTATTACGTCGGCAACCACCGGCTGATCAAAGAGCTGGGACTTTCAACACTCGAGATCGAGACTCAGCTCGATGCGTTGGAGAACGAGGCCAAGACCGTTGTGCTCCTCGCAACTGACCAGCAAGTACTCGCCCTGCTGGCCGTGGCCGACACGGTGCGCGACACCAGCCGGCAAGCAATCGCCGAACTCAAGTCGCTGGGGATCGAGCCAGTCATGTTGACTGGCGATAATTCGAAAACCGCGCAAGCTGTGGCTGCGCAGGTGGGCATCACTGACGCCAAGGGCGAACTACTTCCGCAGGACAAACTGTTGGCAATCGAAGGGCTACTGGCACGCGGGCCAGTTGGTATGGTTGGGGATGGCGTTAACGATGCGCCAGCGTTGGCCAAGTCGAGCATAGGCTTTGCGATGGGCGCTGCTGGTACCGATACAGCGATCGAAACGGCTGACGTCGCCTTGATGCAAGACAACCTCCGCAAGCTTCCTGAGTTCATCCGGCTATCGCAACGCGTTGCAGGCATCTTGACGGCCAATATCGTGTTTGCGCTTGGGACAAAGGCGGTGTTCATGGCCTTGGCTTTTACTGGACATGCAAGTCTGTGGCTGGCGATTCTGGCCGACATGGGGGCTAGCCTGGCCGTCGTTTTCAATGGGATGCGCTTGCTGCGGTCGTCTGAGGAAATCAAGCCACATGGCCATTAA
- a CDS encoding integrating conjugative element protein, giving the protein MTITHSPSLRLKRICVAVSLACVLAPSVVAPAAAQTITSSGLYYRMGGGSPISAAPHRSALSMQLGAGVRANYSCGKFDIGLSWSDLMNSIQNLGATITGAVQAGISALPLYFLQRAQPGLYQLFQNFSQKADLLVSASLKTCEEMESMIKNGQDPYEEYIALAKGDAWKVKANAGGSVVNAKLDINKNESGQRAGLPWVFGTRAGGAGTPPIQPIRDLAVAGYNVTINKAANSLATANYGSSSLASTRLVQAFKTPEDLARWSSEVLGDQKIYMCTQGSDCPSPTITSTATGLAPKFERELDEVLPTMRNMGFSTSSSHADLAKVSAPGMAVSPQLMDAVRKLPTDVRSVAINRLAQEVAVYKTIDKALIARNALISGMSLPEATGAAPVRSEVQTKIDRLTQYINDMMFEFRIRKEMTGETALSIMGNQQQAGAASMDVQGGTRADPAPLVDGRVSTR; this is encoded by the coding sequence ATGACAATCACACATTCCCCTTCTCTGCGCCTCAAGCGGATCTGCGTGGCCGTGAGCCTGGCCTGCGTGCTGGCTCCCTCGGTCGTGGCACCGGCTGCCGCACAGACGATTACGTCTTCAGGTCTTTATTACCGGATGGGAGGCGGCTCTCCAATCAGCGCTGCGCCCCATCGCAGTGCCTTGTCGATGCAGCTGGGCGCTGGCGTCCGCGCAAACTATTCCTGCGGAAAATTTGACATTGGCCTCTCCTGGTCGGATCTCATGAACAGCATTCAGAACCTGGGTGCAACCATCACTGGAGCCGTCCAGGCGGGCATCTCGGCCTTGCCGCTGTACTTCCTCCAGCGCGCACAGCCTGGCCTTTACCAACTCTTTCAGAACTTCAGCCAAAAGGCGGATCTATTGGTGTCCGCGTCGCTCAAGACCTGCGAAGAGATGGAGTCGATGATTAAGAATGGTCAAGACCCGTATGAGGAGTACATTGCTTTGGCAAAGGGCGATGCCTGGAAGGTAAAGGCCAACGCGGGCGGCAGCGTGGTGAATGCCAAGCTCGATATCAACAAGAACGAGTCTGGCCAGCGTGCGGGGCTGCCATGGGTGTTCGGTACCCGCGCTGGGGGTGCTGGCACGCCACCGATTCAGCCGATCCGTGACCTGGCGGTGGCTGGCTACAACGTCACGATCAACAAGGCTGCCAATTCGCTGGCAACGGCGAACTACGGTAGCTCCTCTCTGGCATCGACACGACTGGTCCAGGCTTTCAAGACACCTGAAGACTTAGCCCGTTGGAGTTCTGAGGTCCTTGGTGATCAGAAAATCTATATGTGCACCCAAGGCTCCGATTGCCCGAGCCCCACCATCACCTCGACGGCGACTGGCCTTGCACCGAAGTTTGAGCGCGAGCTGGACGAGGTACTGCCCACGATGCGCAATATGGGCTTCAGCACTTCAAGCAGCCATGCCGACCTGGCCAAGGTCAGCGCTCCCGGCATGGCCGTGAGCCCACAGCTGATGGACGCCGTGCGCAAGCTGCCGACCGATGTGCGGTCCGTGGCCATTAACCGCCTGGCCCAGGAGGTTGCGGTCTACAAGACCATCGACAAGGCACTGATCGCGCGTAACGCGCTGATCTCCGGTATGAGCCTGCCCGAGGCCACGGGCGCTGCTCCCGTTAGATCCGAGGTGCAGACGAAGATTGACCGCCTGACTCAGTACATCAACGACATGATGTTTGAGTTCCGCATTCGGAAAGAAATGACCGGCGAGACAGCTTTGTCGATTATGGGCAACCAGCAGCAAGCCGGGGCCGCGTCGATGGATGTGCAAGGCGGCACGCGTGCAGATCCTGCGCCGTTGGTCGACGGACGTGTGAGCACAAGATGA
- a CDS encoding conjugal transfer protein TraG N-terminal domain-containing protein, with protein sequence MLQALVLMALYMFLPLIVVISCYDLKVMVVGGLAIFTVKFWAVMWYVARWVDAHLIDAMYPGLTGSALMQEITQSVSSGQPQLYKRMILNTLLAMMFIALPLIWSSMMAWAGYRLGLENSSINKADNLSNKAGKGSSVRLKR encoded by the coding sequence ATGCTCCAAGCACTTGTACTGATGGCGTTGTATATGTTCCTGCCATTGATCGTAGTGATTAGTTGCTACGATTTGAAAGTGATGGTGGTTGGTGGATTAGCAATATTCACAGTTAAGTTTTGGGCCGTCATGTGGTATGTGGCCCGATGGGTTGACGCCCATTTAATCGATGCGATGTACCCAGGTTTGACCGGATCTGCATTGATGCAAGAGATTACGCAAAGCGTGAGCTCCGGTCAGCCGCAACTATACAAGCGCATGATTCTTAACACTTTATTGGCAATGATGTTCATTGCACTTCCACTCATCTGGAGTTCCATGATGGCGTGGGCGGGCTATCGACTTGGGCTTGAAAACTCCAGCATTAACAAAGCAGACAACCTCTCTAACAAAGCTGGTAAGGGGTCTAGCGTTCGATTAAAACGTTGA
- a CDS encoding TIGR03757 family integrating conjugative element protein: MMRSSLTALVLGLCSHGVLAQGSIGPSVTTVEVFANSATVVRPPFRQPGYVLKVYRVDAMAQLEQQLNAGLPKNEADAMAYMRQHEGEIRRRYKDQITNAASGMTLAVQYRLDRLPAIVINRAKVIYGVADVDRAIELFAAAQQRPSR, from the coding sequence ATGATGCGGTCATCCCTCACTGCCCTGGTGCTGGGCCTTTGCTCTCATGGCGTCCTGGCCCAAGGCTCCATCGGCCCTTCGGTGACGACGGTGGAAGTTTTCGCCAATTCGGCCACGGTGGTGCGGCCGCCATTTCGCCAGCCTGGCTACGTGCTCAAGGTCTATCGCGTGGACGCCATGGCTCAGCTTGAGCAGCAGCTCAATGCAGGGCTGCCCAAGAACGAGGCCGACGCCATGGCCTACATGCGTCAGCACGAGGGCGAGATCCGCCGCCGCTACAAGGACCAGATCACCAATGCGGCCTCCGGCATGACGCTGGCCGTCCAGTACCGATTGGACCGGCTCCCGGCCATCGTCATCAATCGCGCCAAGGTCATTTATGGAGTTGCGGATGTGGACCGCGCCATCGAACTATTCGCCGCGGCTCAGCAGAGGCCTTCCCGATGA
- a CDS encoding conjugal transfer protein TraG N-terminal domain-containing protein, which produces MQLDSYLELFTTLYGWAFANLLGEILTGTGLAALPFALIAFSAWHSAKEEGAGFNGVLALIESIQTKLITALLVMALCFATTPLTSLHNINLSYKPERAADGSEPQVVSTQGGTNSGYDRAMADAVNGSFARSGNLSYVPLWWYSVMGLSSGINGAFRAGMTSSERDLRVVADLARMATIEDPALLHDVQRFYSECFVPARSQYFSMDKNQISANGRGILAEGSIYGPTDVDWVGSQFFRTEPGFYDVMRSYNPVPGWSIDFNRDSEYMQGGGSDQGFMNPDWGRPTCKQWWEADAATGGVRERLTSNTSTWRSLLQVAQNTITFSSTDEAKDAMAKLAFEKANPTFVSPDKMLGDDYGKGTNAWRTVTGGLVPSE; this is translated from the coding sequence ATGCAGCTCGATAGCTATCTTGAACTTTTTACGACGCTCTACGGCTGGGCATTCGCCAACCTTCTCGGCGAAATTTTGACCGGAACCGGCCTGGCCGCCCTGCCCTTCGCGCTCATCGCGTTTAGCGCGTGGCATAGCGCTAAAGAAGAAGGCGCAGGGTTTAACGGCGTGCTGGCTCTCATCGAGTCCATACAGACCAAGCTGATTACAGCATTGCTGGTTATGGCCCTGTGCTTCGCCACCACGCCTCTCACCTCGCTGCACAACATCAATCTCAGCTACAAGCCAGAGCGAGCTGCAGATGGTTCTGAGCCTCAGGTCGTGTCGACACAGGGTGGGACGAACTCGGGCTACGACCGAGCGATGGCCGACGCGGTGAATGGGTCTTTTGCCCGATCTGGAAACCTGTCCTATGTCCCCTTGTGGTGGTACAGCGTCATGGGGCTGTCCTCTGGCATCAATGGCGCTTTTCGGGCGGGCATGACCAGCTCTGAACGCGATCTGCGCGTCGTAGCAGATCTGGCCAGGATGGCCACGATTGAAGATCCGGCTCTGTTGCACGATGTGCAGCGCTTCTACAGCGAGTGCTTTGTGCCTGCGCGCAGCCAGTATTTCTCGATGGACAAGAATCAGATCTCAGCAAACGGCCGAGGCATTCTCGCAGAGGGGAGCATCTATGGCCCCACGGATGTGGACTGGGTGGGCAGCCAGTTTTTCCGAACAGAGCCCGGTTTCTATGACGTGATGCGCTCATATAACCCGGTGCCTGGCTGGAGCATCGACTTCAATCGCGACAGCGAATACATGCAAGGTGGCGGTTCGGATCAGGGCTTTATGAACCCGGACTGGGGGCGCCCAACTTGCAAGCAATGGTGGGAAGCTGACGCTGCTACAGGAGGAGTGCGAGAGCGCCTCACCAGCAACACCTCGACATGGCGGAGTCTCTTGCAAGTCGCCCAAAACACTATCACGTTTAGTTCGACAGATGAGGCCAAGGATGCCATGGCAAAGCTAGCCTTTGAGAAGGCCAACCCGACATTTGTTAGTCCTGACAAGATGCTGGGCGACGACTATGGCAAGGGCACGAACGCGTGGCGTACTGTCACAGGGGGATTAGTACCATCGGAGTAG
- a CDS encoding TraU family protein has product MCAVLTPATTMAGTTTPAIIANTAKAALSCVSYSVEGVCFFLSCGWTGCWIRTSIKISHYVPDVVVSTYNEPLRHPWTDIGTVVATTLTTAGSALTGRLLDSSAGGLDSNSAMANFKGADAIGNPAGMFASMLASGGMFTMPKSIAFPTVSELAKFPSKELPNIGRQWTQVPASIAETVASDAKGLLSSESLLASLGTILKTIEGVKQVMEIAETVQQIQAGIAGLQQLSEILSGSTGGALFCPGGASYFNLHFQSELDAPFWRGIVPVEMIYPQAWVPGLGEIGSGYTQTWGNVYPRTGEIIQSHPVKASAVLAERVASIIYKEAQPHIYSRVQPSGGYRYFNYGEKRKWQMLYPQAWSGCQQFGQNDSLSLTSFGDGATSSDDGYAWNLWQKYTCCRRRGVYLYSVP; this is encoded by the coding sequence ATGTGCGCCGTGCTCACACCGGCCACCACCATGGCAGGAACCACCACCCCGGCCATCATCGCGAATACGGCCAAGGCAGCCTTGTCTTGTGTGTCGTACTCCGTCGAGGGCGTGTGCTTTTTCTTGAGCTGCGGCTGGACCGGATGCTGGATTCGGACCTCGATCAAGATCTCCCACTATGTGCCAGACGTGGTGGTCAGCACCTACAACGAACCGCTGCGCCACCCTTGGACCGACATCGGCACGGTCGTGGCCACCACGTTGACAACGGCTGGATCTGCACTGACAGGACGGCTGCTGGACTCGTCCGCCGGCGGCCTGGACAGCAACTCGGCCATGGCGAACTTCAAAGGGGCGGATGCCATAGGCAATCCTGCCGGCATGTTTGCCAGCATGCTCGCGTCTGGCGGCATGTTCACAATGCCGAAGTCCATCGCATTTCCCACGGTTAGCGAGTTGGCCAAGTTCCCCTCGAAGGAGCTACCCAATATTGGGCGCCAGTGGACCCAAGTGCCTGCCAGCATTGCAGAAACTGTGGCATCTGATGCCAAGGGTCTGTTGAGCTCGGAATCATTGCTGGCCAGCCTTGGAACGATCCTCAAGACCATTGAGGGCGTGAAGCAGGTGATGGAGATTGCCGAGACAGTGCAGCAGATTCAGGCAGGCATCGCCGGTCTGCAGCAGCTCTCAGAAATACTCTCGGGCAGCACCGGAGGTGCCCTCTTCTGTCCTGGCGGAGCCAGCTATTTCAACCTGCACTTCCAAAGCGAGCTCGATGCGCCTTTCTGGCGCGGCATCGTGCCCGTGGAAATGATCTACCCGCAGGCCTGGGTGCCCGGATTAGGCGAGATCGGGTCTGGCTACACGCAGACCTGGGGCAACGTTTACCCACGCACCGGAGAAATCATCCAGTCGCACCCCGTGAAGGCCTCAGCCGTGCTGGCTGAGAGGGTCGCCTCGATCATCTACAAGGAGGCTCAGCCGCACATCTATTCGCGTGTCCAGCCCTCCGGTGGCTATCGCTACTTCAACTATGGGGAGAAACGCAAATGGCAGATGTTGTATCCGCAGGCTTGGTCCGGGTGCCAGCAGTTCGGCCAAAACGACTCGCTCTCACTGACCTCCTTTGGGGACGGTGCAACCAGTTCCGATGACGGCTACGCCTGGAATCTTTGGCAAAAGTACACCTGTTGCCGGCGCCGTGGTGTCTATCTCTATTCCGTGCCTTGA
- the cadR gene encoding Cd(II)/Pb(II)-responsive transcriptional regulator has product MKIGELASATGVQIPTIRFYEQEGLLPPAARTAGNYRRYDESHVQRLAFVRNCRSLDIGLDDIRSLLQLKDRQREPCGEVNELLDKHILQLVKRIEELKALEGQLIALRAQCCSGQVVELCGILDGLSSALQSPVPTML; this is encoded by the coding sequence GTGAAGATCGGTGAATTGGCCAGCGCGACAGGGGTGCAGATCCCAACAATTCGTTTCTACGAGCAGGAGGGATTGCTGCCACCTGCAGCGCGCACGGCAGGCAACTACAGGCGATATGACGAATCGCACGTCCAGCGACTAGCGTTTGTGCGAAATTGCCGCTCGTTGGATATTGGGCTGGACGATATCCGGTCTTTACTTCAATTGAAAGATAGGCAGCGTGAACCTTGCGGCGAGGTCAATGAGCTTCTGGACAAACATATCCTGCAGTTAGTCAAACGCATTGAGGAGCTGAAGGCTCTCGAGGGACAGTTGATCGCTCTTAGAGCGCAATGCTGTTCCGGGCAGGTCGTCGAGCTGTGTGGAATACTTGATGGCCTGTCGTCGGCGTTGCAAAGTCCGGTGCCAACGATGTTATGA
- a CDS encoding undecaprenyl-diphosphate phosphatase, with protein MHAELVLKTLMMGVVEGITEFLPVSSTGHLILAGNALSFLAKEKRDVFEVFIQFGAMLAVIWEYRARLANVVVSARADQGARRFLVNLAIAFMPAAVLGLLIGSHVQRLLFSPGPVAVALVIGGIAILWAERRPVHVKAERAEEISRIDALKIGFVQCLALWPGTSRSGATIIGGLWFGASRQAATEFSFFLGIPVLGAASGYNLFKHWNALSSDDIGVFVMGLLASFVFALLAIRLLMRYLTGHGFGVFAWYRIALGTLILAVLVT; from the coding sequence ATGCACGCTGAACTTGTTCTCAAGACGCTAATGATGGGCGTCGTCGAAGGCATCACGGAATTCTTGCCAGTCTCCTCGACAGGGCACTTGATCCTGGCGGGCAATGCGCTCTCATTCCTTGCGAAAGAGAAACGCGACGTCTTTGAAGTGTTCATCCAGTTCGGCGCGATGCTCGCGGTCATCTGGGAATATAGGGCTCGTCTGGCAAACGTTGTTGTCTCAGCGCGTGCCGATCAGGGCGCTCGCCGGTTCTTAGTGAACCTCGCCATTGCATTCATGCCTGCGGCAGTGCTCGGATTGCTGATTGGATCTCATGTGCAGAGGCTGCTATTTAGCCCAGGGCCAGTGGCCGTCGCACTCGTAATCGGTGGTATCGCGATTCTGTGGGCCGAGCGGCGGCCCGTGCATGTAAAGGCCGAGCGTGCCGAAGAGATCAGCCGAATCGACGCATTGAAGATTGGTTTCGTGCAGTGCCTTGCACTTTGGCCGGGTACTTCGCGCTCAGGCGCGACGATTATCGGCGGGCTATGGTTCGGGGCTTCACGCCAGGCGGCGACGGAGTTTTCGTTTTTCCTTGGCATTCCAGTCTTGGGGGCCGCCTCCGGATACAACCTCTTCAAGCACTGGAACGCATTGTCGAGCGACGACATCGGCGTTTTTGTAATGGGTCTCCTTGCCTCTTTCGTATTTGCGCTGCTTGCCATACGCCTTCTGATGCGCTATCTGACCGGACATGGATTTGGAGTTTTCGCGTGGTATCGCATTGCACTGGGAACACTAATCTTGGCAGTGCTCGTCACGTAA